From one Burkholderia latens genomic stretch:
- a CDS encoding DNA-binding protein, which translates to MTLDEMREAIRGELESLRASGARRQELSLHACKRLFFDLGIRPSAASVRDLTQTGSASDIPKDIDHFWERIRSASKVRLDGAAIPKAVEEKAGALLGALYEEALKAARESLDVDREQVRAGIADAEQRLRDATVRQETLEAALARSETRNDQLQARVTELEVQLASQSTHGSANEATLLTTVARLEKELAAMAGRVDVEQTQNAALRERIDTLQAELQQRTEHYAQQIKDAVAEAERRVKPMLVELDSLRSMASTYQSGLRDVQRKEFDFLQQLSAAKTRADRLEEQLRTQSDELERATRDLHALQASRGMNPEISALIRRLADAGQLDAAAFAAIGTSMDHDTPVPNQCPRCDGEPELSHGADGFEVSCPECEHASGPWPSRFEAVARFTHD; encoded by the coding sequence ATGACGCTGGATGAAATGCGGGAAGCTATCCGTGGTGAGCTCGAATCCCTGCGCGCAAGCGGCGCGCGCCGCCAGGAGTTGTCACTCCATGCGTGCAAGCGCCTGTTTTTCGACCTCGGTATCCGGCCGTCGGCCGCCAGCGTTCGAGATCTCACGCAGACGGGCAGTGCGAGCGACATCCCGAAAGATATCGATCACTTCTGGGAGCGGATTCGTTCCGCGTCTAAAGTCCGGCTCGACGGCGCGGCCATCCCGAAAGCGGTAGAGGAAAAGGCGGGAGCATTGCTCGGCGCGTTATATGAAGAAGCATTGAAGGCGGCACGGGAAAGTCTCGATGTCGACCGGGAGCAGGTCCGCGCGGGCATAGCCGATGCGGAACAGCGATTGCGCGACGCCACGGTCCGCCAGGAAACCCTTGAAGCGGCGCTGGCTCGCAGTGAAACCCGCAACGATCAACTGCAGGCCCGCGTGACCGAACTCGAAGTGCAGCTTGCGTCGCAATCGACGCACGGTTCGGCAAACGAAGCAACGCTGCTCACCACGGTCGCCCGGCTCGAAAAGGAACTGGCCGCGATGGCAGGCCGCGTCGACGTCGAACAGACACAGAATGCCGCGCTGCGCGAGCGAATCGATACGCTGCAAGCCGAATTGCAACAGCGAACCGAGCACTACGCGCAGCAAATCAAGGATGCGGTGGCCGAAGCCGAACGCCGCGTGAAGCCGATGCTTGTCGAACTGGACTCGCTGCGCAGCATGGCGTCGACTTACCAAAGCGGATTACGCGACGTGCAACGCAAGGAATTCGATTTTCTTCAGCAATTGAGCGCAGCCAAGACACGTGCCGACCGGCTCGAGGAACAGTTGCGCACGCAGAGCGACGAACTCGAACGCGCGACGCGCGATCTCCATGCGCTGCAGGCCAGCCGCGGCATGAATCCGGAAATTTCGGCGCTGATTCGGCGTCTGGCCGACGCCGGTCAACTCGACGCAGCAGCGTTTGCAGCGATCGGTACGTCGATGGACCACGACACGCCGGTACCGAACCAATGTCCACGTTGTGACGGCGAACCAGAACTTTCGCATGGCGCTGACGGGTTCGAAGTGTCTTGCCCCGAATGCGAACATGCGTCGGGACCTTGGCCGTCCCGATTCGAAGCGGTCGCGCGCTTTACTCACGACTGA
- a CDS encoding tyrosine-type recombinase/integrase, with amino-acid sequence MSPPTSLDTPARPEEKDLFDRGASDWILSPETAFDAWLAMQDYRRSSADVYRAQWGAFLAWLRAHQKNLATVDTASIANFVAELPIRKTQRMRYLRLIERVLDHIRRTELASTNPARFIAQDGEANWRQARDNEPTGFLTPAERAKLLAYLFSPIGVSGAAYWKERRDRALVAAFLGAGVKTGEARVLTISCINTSGTSLQIPSTHPDFARETHLASFAIALLEAWLVERKRQEIPGELVFPASHTGRPMHKATMLRAIDAIVESAGLTSSRTARASPQTLRNTYAAELFEHDVPPERVGKWLGFMRPISSNRLHRAWKNWRESLTNGDAPDLDETH; translated from the coding sequence ATGTCCCCTCCTACGTCACTCGACACGCCGGCTCGTCCAGAAGAAAAAGATCTGTTCGACCGCGGCGCCTCCGACTGGATCTTGTCGCCGGAAACCGCATTCGATGCGTGGCTCGCGATGCAGGACTACCGCCGCTCATCGGCCGACGTCTACCGCGCCCAATGGGGGGCGTTTCTCGCGTGGCTGCGCGCGCATCAGAAGAATCTCGCCACGGTCGACACCGCGTCAATCGCGAACTTCGTCGCCGAGCTTCCGATCCGGAAAACCCAGCGCATGCGCTATCTCCGTTTGATCGAGCGCGTTCTCGACCATATCCGCCGCACCGAGCTCGCATCCACCAACCCTGCGCGCTTCATTGCTCAGGATGGCGAAGCGAACTGGCGTCAGGCGCGAGACAACGAGCCGACCGGCTTCCTCACGCCGGCCGAGCGCGCGAAATTGCTGGCCTACTTGTTCTCGCCGATCGGTGTATCCGGCGCCGCGTACTGGAAAGAACGCCGCGACCGTGCGCTCGTCGCCGCGTTTCTCGGTGCCGGCGTGAAAACCGGCGAAGCGCGCGTGCTCACAATTAGTTGCATCAATACGAGTGGAACGTCGCTGCAGATCCCGTCGACGCATCCCGATTTCGCGCGCGAAACCCATCTTGCTTCATTTGCGATCGCGTTGCTTGAAGCGTGGCTCGTTGAGCGCAAGCGCCAGGAGATTCCGGGAGAACTCGTGTTTCCGGCATCCCACACAGGGCGGCCAATGCACAAGGCAACGATGTTGCGCGCGATCGATGCGATCGTCGAATCCGCCGGGCTCACATCGTCGCGCACCGCACGCGCGAGCCCGCAAACGCTGCGTAACACCTATGCAGCCGAACTGTTTGAACACGACGTGCCGCCCGAACGCGTCGGCAAATGGCTCGGCTTCATGCGGCCGATCTCGTCGAACCGCCTGCACCGCGCATGGAAAAACTGGCGGGAAAGTCTCACGAACGGTGACGCACCGGATCTGGACGAAACTCACTGA
- a CDS encoding DUF2471 family protein, whose product MTEEQDLAALSFKAAAHDLELIVRHIAARYIRQRVPLSWRLLHAIEAEALADLGFASRHDAGMRQLFERPSDMTFPETDDPIDFGRSNALPAVFSFAVLAYEAAADSQEAAPRERTHRPSKAWGD is encoded by the coding sequence ATGACAGAAGAACAAGATTTGGCCGCGCTCAGCTTCAAGGCTGCCGCGCACGACCTCGAACTGATCGTTCGCCACATTGCCGCGCGCTACATTCGTCAGCGCGTGCCGCTGTCGTGGCGTCTGCTGCACGCGATCGAAGCCGAAGCGCTCGCCGATCTCGGCTTTGCAAGCCGGCACGACGCGGGCATGCGCCAACTGTTCGAACGGCCGTCGGACATGACTTTCCCCGAAACGGACGATCCGATCGACTTCGGCCGGTCGAATGCGCTGCCCGCCGTGTTCTCGTTCGCGGTTCTCGCGTATGAAGCGGCCGCGGATTCGCAAGAAGCTGCGCCCCGCGAGCGAACGCATCGTCCGTCGAAGGCTTGGGGCGACTGA
- a CDS encoding helix-turn-helix domain-containing protein, with protein MASSSASRRTPAGAAPQPPGVTPPRVGEQIQRLRNERKLTLDDLSRAAGVSKSMLSEIERDKANPTIAVAWRLTNALGITLDELFSQPKAPETIRVDGPHDIPTLAGHDGRYQLRVWGPIDLAGKFEWYELTLPGGGALVSNAHEPGTREHLTVLQGAMEIEAAAASRRLKAGDTARYPADTPHAIRNPGKAEARALLIVIHR; from the coding sequence ATGGCAAGTTCCTCCGCGTCGCGGCGCACGCCCGCCGGCGCCGCACCGCAGCCGCCGGGCGTGACGCCGCCTCGCGTCGGCGAGCAAATCCAGCGCCTGCGCAACGAGCGCAAGCTGACGCTCGACGACCTGTCGCGCGCGGCCGGCGTGTCGAAGTCGATGCTCTCCGAGATCGAGCGCGACAAGGCAAACCCCACGATCGCCGTTGCGTGGCGGCTCACGAACGCGCTCGGCATCACCCTCGACGAACTGTTCTCGCAGCCGAAAGCGCCGGAGACGATCCGCGTGGACGGCCCGCACGACATCCCGACGCTCGCCGGCCACGACGGCCGCTACCAGCTGCGCGTATGGGGCCCGATCGACCTGGCCGGCAAGTTCGAGTGGTACGAGCTGACGCTTCCGGGCGGCGGCGCGCTCGTATCGAACGCGCACGAGCCCGGAACACGCGAGCACCTGACCGTGCTGCAAGGCGCGATGGAAATCGAAGCCGCAGCGGCCAGCCGACGCCTGAAGGCCGGCGATACCGCGCGCTACCCGGCCGACACGCCGCACGCGATCCGCAACCCCGGCAAAGCCGAGGCGCGTGCACTGCTGATCGTGATTCATCGTTGA
- a CDS encoding glycine C-acetyltransferase, with amino-acid sequence MRDAFLAQVRGTLDQIRADGFYKTEREIASPQAAAVRLAGGAGVLNFCANNYLGLANDPRLIAAAQAGLDQDGFGMASVRFICGTQTVHKQLESALASFLGTEDSILYSSCFDANGGLFETLLDENDAVISDELNHASIIDGIRLCKAKRFRYKNNDLSDLEAKLKEADAAGARHKLIATDGVFSMDGIIADLKGICDLADRYGALVMVDDSHAVGFIGAHGRGTPEHCGVDGRVDIITGTLGKALGGASGGYVAARREIVELLRQRSRPYLFSNTLTPSIAAASLKVLELLGSDEGAKLRERVRENGVRFREQMTAAGFTLVPGAHPIIPVMLGDAQLATNMADKLLAEGVYVIGFSFPVVPRGRARIRTQMSAAHTPEQIDQAVAAFVRVGKSLGIV; translated from the coding sequence ATGCGTGATGCCTTTCTCGCCCAGGTGCGCGGGACGCTCGACCAGATCCGCGCGGACGGTTTTTACAAGACCGAGCGCGAGATTGCGAGTCCCCAGGCGGCGGCCGTGCGGCTCGCCGGCGGTGCCGGCGTGCTGAATTTCTGCGCGAACAACTATCTGGGTCTGGCGAACGATCCGCGCCTGATCGCCGCGGCGCAGGCCGGGCTGGATCAGGACGGCTTCGGCATGGCATCGGTGCGCTTCATCTGCGGCACGCAAACCGTGCACAAGCAGCTCGAAAGCGCGCTCGCGTCGTTTCTGGGCACCGAGGACAGCATTCTCTATTCGAGCTGCTTCGACGCGAACGGCGGCCTGTTCGAGACGCTGCTCGACGAGAACGATGCGGTGATCAGCGACGAGCTGAACCACGCGAGCATCATTGACGGCATCCGCCTTTGCAAGGCGAAGCGCTTCCGCTACAAGAACAACGATTTGTCGGACCTCGAGGCGAAGCTGAAGGAAGCCGACGCCGCCGGCGCGCGCCACAAGCTGATCGCGACCGATGGCGTGTTCTCGATGGACGGCATCATCGCCGATCTGAAAGGCATCTGCGACCTCGCCGATCGTTACGGTGCGCTCGTGATGGTCGACGATTCGCACGCGGTCGGCTTCATCGGCGCGCATGGCCGCGGCACGCCCGAGCACTGCGGCGTCGACGGCCGCGTCGACATCATCACCGGCACGCTCGGCAAGGCGCTCGGCGGCGCATCGGGGGGCTACGTCGCGGCCCGGCGCGAGATCGTCGAACTGCTGCGCCAGCGTTCGCGTCCGTACCTGTTCTCGAACACGCTCACGCCTAGCATTGCCGCTGCGTCGCTGAAGGTGCTGGAACTGCTCGGCAGCGACGAAGGCGCGAAGCTTCGCGAACGCGTGCGCGAGAACGGCGTGCGGTTCCGCGAGCAGATGACCGCTGCGGGCTTCACGCTCGTACCGGGCGCGCATCCGATCATTCCGGTGATGCTGGGCGACGCGCAGCTCGCGACGAACATGGCCGACAAGCTGCTCGCCGAAGGCGTCTACGTGATCGGCTTCTCGTTCCCGGTCGTGCCGCGCGGCCGCGCGCGGATCCGCACGCAAATGAGCGCCGCGCATACGCCCGAACAGATCGATCAGGCGGTCGCCGCGTTCGTGCGCGTCGGCAAGTCGCTCGGCATCGTCTGA
- the tdh gene encoding L-threonine 3-dehydrogenase, with product MKALAKLERGPGLTLTRVKRPEVGHNDVLIKIRRTAICGTDIHIWKWDDWAQKTIPVPMHVGHEYVGEIVEMGQEVRGFEIGDRVSGEGHITCGFCRNCRAGRRHLCRNTVGVGVNREGAFAEYLAIPAFNAFKIPPEISDDLASIFDPFGNATHTALSFNLVGEDVLITGAGPIGIMAVAIAKHVGARNVVITDVNDYRLELARKMGATRAVNVARESLRDVMADLRMTEGFDVGLEMSGVPSAFTSLLEAMNHGGKVALLGIPPAQTAIDWNQVIFKGLEIKGIYGREMFETWYKMVAMLQSGLDLSPIITHRFAADDYEKGFAAMLSGESGKVILDWTV from the coding sequence ATGAAAGCACTGGCAAAGCTCGAACGCGGCCCGGGGCTCACGCTTACGCGCGTGAAGCGCCCGGAAGTCGGACACAACGACGTGCTGATCAAGATTCGTCGCACGGCGATCTGCGGCACCGACATCCACATCTGGAAGTGGGACGACTGGGCGCAGAAGACGATTCCCGTGCCGATGCACGTCGGTCACGAATACGTCGGCGAGATCGTCGAGATGGGGCAGGAGGTGCGCGGTTTCGAAATCGGCGATCGCGTGTCCGGCGAAGGCCACATCACGTGCGGTTTCTGCCGCAATTGCCGCGCCGGGCGGCGGCATTTGTGCCGTAATACGGTCGGCGTCGGCGTGAACCGCGAGGGTGCGTTCGCCGAATATCTGGCGATTCCCGCGTTCAATGCGTTCAAGATTCCGCCCGAGATTTCCGACGATCTGGCGTCGATCTTCGATCCGTTCGGCAACGCGACGCACACGGCGCTGTCGTTCAACCTCGTCGGCGAGGACGTGCTGATCACCGGCGCCGGCCCGATCGGGATCATGGCGGTCGCGATCGCGAAGCACGTCGGCGCGCGCAACGTCGTGATCACGGACGTCAATGACTACCGGCTCGAACTTGCGCGGAAGATGGGCGCGACACGCGCGGTCAACGTGGCGCGCGAATCGCTGCGCGACGTGATGGCCGATCTGCGGATGACGGAAGGCTTCGACGTCGGCCTGGAAATGTCGGGTGTGCCGAGCGCGTTCACGAGCCTGCTCGAGGCGATGAACCACGGCGGCAAGGTCGCGCTGCTCGGCATTCCGCCCGCGCAGACGGCGATCGACTGGAACCAGGTGATCTTCAAGGGGCTCGAGATCAAGGGCATCTACGGACGCGAGATGTTCGAGACCTGGTACAAGATGGTCGCGATGCTGCAAAGCGGCCTCGATCTGTCGCCGATCATCACGCATCGCTTCGCGGCCGACGATTACGAGAAGGGCTTCGCCGCGATGCTGTCCGGCGAAAGCGGCAAAGTGATTCTCGACTGGACGGTCTGA
- a CDS encoding TetR/AcrR family transcriptional regulator, with protein sequence MNSHDDPSTEPVVRDRLLDAAEALIYSGGIHATGVDAIVKRSGAARKSFYSHFESKEALVLAALERRDERWMRWFVDATLARGKSPRAQLLGMFDVLRDWFVQPDFHGCAFLNASGEIARADDPVRVVARMHKARLLAFVRERFDAYADAVALERRGLARIARQWLVLIDGAIGVALVSGDATAARDARATAELLLDAVSRAQKE encoded by the coding sequence ATGAACTCACACGACGATCCCTCAACCGAACCGGTCGTTCGCGACCGGCTGCTCGACGCGGCGGAAGCGCTGATCTACTCCGGCGGTATTCATGCGACCGGTGTCGATGCGATCGTGAAACGCTCCGGCGCCGCGCGAAAGAGCTTTTATTCGCATTTCGAATCGAAGGAAGCGCTGGTCTTGGCCGCGCTCGAGCGGCGCGACGAACGCTGGATGCGCTGGTTCGTCGACGCGACGCTTGCGCGGGGCAAGTCGCCGCGTGCGCAATTGCTCGGCATGTTCGACGTGCTGCGCGACTGGTTCGTGCAACCGGACTTTCACGGTTGCGCGTTCCTGAACGCGTCCGGCGAGATTGCCCGCGCCGACGATCCGGTGCGCGTCGTCGCGCGCATGCACAAGGCGCGCTTGCTGGCGTTCGTGCGCGAGCGGTTCGACGCGTATGCCGACGCAGTCGCGCTCGAGCGCCGCGGGCTGGCTCGCATTGCGCGTCAATGGCTGGTGTTGATCGATGGCGCGATCGGCGTCGCGCTCGTCAGCGGCGACGCAACCGCCGCGCGCGATGCGCGCGCCACCGCCGAACTGTTGCTCGATGCGGTGTCTCGAGCGCAGAAGGAGTAG
- a CDS encoding DUF1348 family protein codes for MSASPEVRPPVPPFTLETARQKVRAAEDAWNTRDPQRVSLAYTPQSRWRNRAEFVTGRDEIVGLLQRKWTRELDYRLIKELWAFGGNRIAVRFAYEWHDDAGNWFRSYGNENWEFDENGLMAHRHASINDLPIREADRLYHWPLGRRPDDHPGLSDLGL; via the coding sequence ATGTCCGCTTCCCCGGAAGTTCGCCCGCCCGTTCCGCCCTTCACGCTCGAAACGGCACGCCAGAAAGTGCGCGCCGCCGAAGACGCATGGAATACGCGCGACCCGCAGCGCGTGTCGCTGGCCTACACGCCGCAGAGCCGCTGGCGCAATCGCGCGGAGTTCGTGACGGGCCGCGACGAGATCGTCGGCCTGCTGCAGCGGAAATGGACGCGCGAGCTTGACTATCGATTGATCAAGGAGCTGTGGGCATTCGGCGGCAATCGCATCGCGGTGCGGTTCGCATACGAATGGCACGATGACGCCGGCAACTGGTTTCGCTCATATGGAAACGAGAACTGGGAGTTCGACGAAAACGGGTTGATGGCGCATCGCCACGCGAGCATCAACGACCTGCCGATTCGCGAAGCGGATCGCCTGTACCACTGGCCGCTCGGTCGTCGTCCGGACGACCATCCGGGCTTGTCCGATCTCGGCCTCTGA
- a CDS encoding tartrate dehydrogenase, translating to MSDKTYKIAVIPGDGIGREVMPEGLRALDAVTARFGIRFEFEQIEWASCDYYAQHGKMMPDDWKAQLSGMDAILFGAVGWPDTVPDHISLWGSLLKFRREFDQYINLRPARLFDGVPSPLAGRRAGDIDFMIVRENTEGEYSSVGGTMFEGTEREVVMQQSIFTRHGTERVLKFAFELAQRRAKRLTVATKSNGIAISMPWWDARAAEMAERYPEIAVDKQHIDILCARFVLQPDRFDVVVASNLFGDILSDLGPACTGTIGIAPSANLNPDRTFPSLFEPVHGSAPDIAGQFIANPIAMIWSAAMMLDFLGNGAGPEREAHDAIVAAIEDVLRAGPRTRDLGGQAGTQEVGEAIAARIAG from the coding sequence ATGAGCGACAAGACGTACAAGATTGCCGTCATCCCCGGTGACGGCATCGGCCGTGAAGTGATGCCCGAGGGCCTGCGCGCGCTTGACGCCGTCACCGCGCGCTTCGGCATCCGGTTCGAGTTCGAGCAGATCGAGTGGGCGAGCTGCGACTACTACGCGCAGCACGGCAAGATGATGCCGGACGACTGGAAGGCGCAGCTGTCGGGCATGGACGCGATTCTGTTCGGCGCGGTCGGCTGGCCCGACACGGTGCCCGATCACATTTCGCTGTGGGGCTCGCTGCTGAAATTCCGTCGCGAGTTCGATCAGTACATCAACCTGCGGCCCGCGCGCCTGTTCGACGGGGTGCCGTCGCCGCTCGCCGGCCGCCGCGCCGGCGACATCGACTTCATGATCGTGCGCGAAAACACCGAGGGCGAATATTCGTCGGTCGGCGGCACGATGTTCGAAGGCACCGAGCGCGAAGTCGTGATGCAGCAGTCGATCTTCACGCGGCACGGCACCGAACGCGTGCTGAAGTTCGCGTTCGAGCTCGCGCAGCGCCGCGCGAAGCGCCTGACCGTCGCGACGAAGAGCAACGGCATCGCGATCAGCATGCCGTGGTGGGATGCCCGCGCAGCCGAAATGGCCGAGCGCTATCCGGAGATCGCCGTCGACAAGCAGCACATCGACATCCTGTGCGCGCGCTTCGTGCTGCAGCCGGACCGCTTCGACGTCGTCGTCGCGTCGAACCTGTTCGGCGACATCCTGTCCGACCTCGGCCCGGCATGCACGGGCACGATCGGCATCGCGCCGTCGGCGAACCTGAACCCGGATCGTACGTTTCCGTCCTTGTTCGAGCCGGTGCATGGCTCCGCACCGGACATCGCGGGGCAGTTCATCGCAAACCCGATCGCGATGATCTGGTCGGCGGCGATGATGCTCGACTTCCTCGGCAACGGCGCGGGGCCGGAACGCGAAGCGCACGACGCGATCGTCGCCGCGATCGAGGACGTACTGCGAGCCGGCCCGCGCACGCGCGATCTCGGCGGTCAGGCCGGAACGCAAGAAGTGGGCGAAGCGATCGCTGCGCGGATCGCCGGCTGA
- a CDS encoding LysR substrate-binding domain-containing protein: MNKSPNLDDLRVFSLVVRLASFSAAAEQLAVSPAYVSKRIALLEAQLGTRLLHRSTRRVTVTEAGERVFARAEKILDDVDHLVEDVSTTRTVPRGTLRISTSFGFGRHVIAPALQDFSARYPQLNVRLDLFDRLVDVAGEGYDVDVRIGDEIADHLIARRLAANYRVLCASPGYLARRGTPRTLADLASHDCLAIKERDHPFGVWRLNVRGETATVKVGGALSTNHGEVAVQWALAGRGIVLRSIWEAGPLIERGELRRVLPDAIQPANIWAVYPERVAASAKVRVCVDYLAETLAGLNAAASDDAG, translated from the coding sequence GTGAATAAATCGCCGAATCTCGACGACCTGCGTGTGTTCAGCCTTGTCGTTCGCTTGGCGAGCTTCAGCGCGGCCGCCGAGCAGCTCGCGGTGTCGCCCGCGTACGTGAGCAAGCGCATCGCGTTGCTCGAGGCGCAGCTCGGCACGCGGCTGCTGCATCGCTCCACGCGCCGCGTGACGGTCACGGAAGCCGGCGAACGCGTATTCGCGCGCGCCGAGAAGATTCTCGACGACGTCGATCATCTCGTCGAGGACGTGTCGACCACGCGCACGGTGCCGCGCGGCACGCTGCGCATCTCGACCAGCTTCGGCTTCGGCCGGCATGTGATCGCGCCGGCGCTGCAGGACTTTTCCGCTCGCTATCCGCAGCTGAACGTGCGGCTCGATCTGTTCGACCGGCTCGTCGACGTCGCGGGCGAAGGCTACGACGTCGACGTGCGCATCGGCGACGAAATCGCCGACCATCTGATCGCGCGTCGCCTCGCCGCGAACTACCGCGTGCTGTGCGCGTCGCCAGGCTATCTCGCACGCCGCGGCACGCCGCGCACGCTCGCCGATCTCGCATCGCACGACTGCCTTGCGATCAAGGAGCGCGATCATCCATTCGGTGTATGGCGGCTGAACGTGCGCGGAGAAACGGCGACGGTGAAGGTCGGCGGCGCGTTGTCCACGAACCATGGCGAAGTGGCTGTGCAATGGGCGCTCGCCGGACGCGGGATCGTGTTGCGTTCGATCTGGGAAGCGGGGCCGCTGATCGAACGCGGCGAGCTGCGTCGCGTGCTGCCGGATGCGATTCAGCCGGCGAACATATGGGCGGTGTATCCGGAGCGCGTCGCGGCGTCGGCGAAAGTGCGCGTATGCGTCGACTATCTGGCGGAGACGCTCGCCGGTCTAAACGCCGCAGCAAGCGACGACGCGGGCTGA
- the argC gene encoding N-acetyl-gamma-glutamyl-phosphate reductase, with translation MSHATVYIDGDQGTTGLQIHERLRDRTDLRLVTLPDAARKNPARRAEAINAADIAILCLPDAAAREAVGFIRNPAVRVIDASSAHRTDAEWVYGFPEMAAGHAQTIAGARRVSNPGCYPTGAIGLLRPLREAGLLPRDYPVSIHAVSGYSGGGRAAVDAFESSDAARAKPLQVYGLALAHKHVPEIRQHVGLAHRPLFVPAYGAYRQGIVLTVPIELRLLSASVTGEMLHACLAHHYAGARHVDVMPLADTRAITHLDPQALNGTNDLQLGVFVNEEHGQVLLSAVFDNLGKGASGAAVQNLDLMLGVQSVA, from the coding sequence ATGAGCCACGCCACTGTCTATATCGACGGCGACCAGGGCACGACCGGTTTGCAGATTCACGAGCGCCTGCGCGATCGCACCGATCTGCGGCTCGTCACACTGCCCGATGCCGCTCGCAAGAATCCCGCGCGGCGCGCCGAAGCGATCAACGCGGCGGATATCGCGATCCTGTGCCTGCCCGACGCCGCCGCACGCGAAGCGGTCGGCTTCATCCGCAATCCCGCGGTACGCGTGATCGACGCGAGTTCCGCCCATCGCACCGACGCCGAATGGGTGTACGGCTTTCCGGAGATGGCCGCCGGACACGCGCAGACCATCGCCGGCGCGCGGCGCGTGAGCAATCCGGGCTGCTATCCGACCGGCGCGATCGGCCTGTTGCGGCCGCTGCGGGAAGCCGGCCTGTTGCCGCGCGACTATCCGGTGAGCATTCACGCGGTGTCGGGTTACTCGGGCGGCGGCCGGGCCGCCGTCGACGCGTTCGAATCGAGCGACGCTGCCCGCGCGAAACCGCTGCAGGTCTACGGCCTCGCGCTTGCACACAAGCATGTGCCGGAAATCCGGCAGCATGTCGGGCTCGCGCATCGGCCGCTGTTCGTGCCGGCCTACGGCGCCTATCGGCAGGGCATCGTGCTGACCGTGCCGATCGAGCTGCGGCTTTTGTCCGCTAGCGTGACCGGTGAGATGCTGCATGCGTGTCTCGCGCACCATTACGCGGGCGCGCGCCACGTTGACGTCATGCCGCTCGCGGACACCCGCGCGATCACGCATCTCGATCCCCAAGCACTGAACGGGACGAACGACCTGCAGCTCGGCGTGTTCGTCAATGAAGAGCACGGTCAGGTGCTGCTGTCCGCCGTGTTCGACAATCTCGGCAAGGGGGCGTCCGGTGCGGCCGTGCAGAATCTCGACCTGATGCTGGGCGTGCAGAGCGTGGCGTAA
- a CDS encoding LysR family transcriptional regulator — MREISLDRLRTLVAIADRGSFVAAAQLLHLAPPTVSLHVAELESRIGAPLLSRTRGNVRPSAIGAVLVERARRLLAEVEATLDDVERQVQGLTGRVRLGASTGAIAHLLPQAVARLRERHPDIDVQIAVLTSQDTLARLAQGTLDVGLVALPQPAVAGLSIRAWRRDPVLAFLPADWKLPARVTPAYLAARPLILNDATTRLSRLTTEWFALGGHRPEPRIELNYNDAIKSLVAAGYGATLLPHEAGAPLPDARIVTRPLRPALWRELGIAHRAGPVERSTQHVLDALWALGVR; from the coding sequence ATGCGCGAGATCAGTCTGGATCGGCTGCGTACGCTGGTCGCGATCGCCGATCGGGGCTCGTTCGTCGCCGCCGCGCAACTGTTGCATCTTGCGCCGCCGACGGTCAGCCTTCATGTTGCCGAACTCGAAAGCCGCATCGGCGCGCCGTTGCTGTCGCGCACGCGCGGCAACGTGCGGCCGTCGGCAATCGGCGCGGTGCTGGTGGAGCGCGCGCGCCGTCTGCTCGCCGAAGTCGAAGCGACGCTCGACGACGTGGAGCGGCAAGTGCAGGGGCTGACGGGGCGCGTACGCCTCGGCGCATCGACCGGCGCGATCGCTCATCTGTTGCCGCAGGCAGTGGCCCGGCTTCGCGAACGGCATCCGGACATCGACGTGCAGATCGCGGTGCTCACGTCACAAGACACGCTCGCGCGCCTTGCACAGGGCACGCTTGACGTCGGGCTCGTCGCGCTGCCGCAGCCGGCGGTCGCGGGCTTGTCGATCCGCGCGTGGCGGCGCGATCCGGTGCTGGCCTTTCTGCCGGCGGACTGGAAACTGCCGGCCCGGGTGACACCGGCGTATCTGGCTGCGCGTCCGCTGATTCTCAACGATGCGACCACCCGCCTGTCGAGGCTGACGACGGAATGGTTCGCGCTGGGCGGCCACCGGCCCGAGCCGCGCATCGAACTCAACTATAACGATGCGATCAAGAGCCTGGTTGCCGCGGGCTACGGCGCGACGTTGTTGCCGCACGAAGCCGGCGCGCCGCTGCCCGATGCGCGCATTGTCACGCGGCCGCTGCGCCCGGCGCTGTGGCGGGAACTCGGTATCGCGCATCGGGCCGGCCCGGTCGAGCGGTCGACGCAGCACGTGCTCGACGCGTTGTGGGCGCTCGGCGTGCGATAG